A single window of Kitasatospora sp. HUAS MG31 DNA harbors:
- a CDS encoding aldo/keto reductase codes for MGDKVVDVPTIGGPQRRIGATGPLVGAIGLGCMGMSGDYYGAAEDECSTKVINAALDAGVTLIDTADMYGGGHNEDLVGRVLRTRRDDAVLATKFGIRRADGRRWNDSTPEYARQACEASLHRLGVDVIDLYYVHRLDGQTPIEETVGALADLVAEGKVRHIGLSEVSAANLRRAHAVHPIAAVQSEFSLWTRNVIDDGVLGTARELGISLVPYSPLGRGFLTGTVRSVDALPEGDFRRANPRFADGGLEANLPLLDHLHAIAAAHDATPGQIAIAWVLAQGEDIVPIPGTKRTDYLAQNIGASHVKLADDELALLDEAFSPDKVVGERYPAAIMPVTR; via the coding sequence ATGGGAGACAAAGTCGTGGACGTGCCGACCATCGGCGGCCCCCAGCGCCGCATCGGAGCCACCGGACCCCTGGTCGGCGCCATCGGCCTCGGCTGCATGGGAATGAGCGGCGACTACTACGGCGCCGCCGAGGACGAGTGCTCGACCAAGGTCATCAACGCCGCGCTCGACGCCGGCGTCACCCTGATCGACACCGCCGACATGTACGGCGGCGGCCACAACGAGGACCTCGTCGGCCGGGTGCTCCGCACCCGCCGCGACGACGCCGTCCTCGCCACCAAGTTCGGCATCCGCCGCGCCGACGGCCGCCGCTGGAACGACAGCACCCCCGAGTACGCCCGCCAGGCCTGCGAGGCCTCGCTGCACCGGCTCGGCGTCGACGTGATCGACCTGTACTACGTCCACCGCCTCGACGGGCAGACCCCGATCGAGGAGACCGTCGGCGCCCTCGCCGACCTGGTCGCCGAGGGCAAGGTCCGGCACATCGGCCTCAGCGAGGTCAGCGCCGCCAACCTCCGCCGCGCCCACGCCGTCCACCCGATCGCCGCCGTCCAGAGCGAGTTCTCGCTGTGGACCCGCAACGTGATCGACGACGGCGTCCTCGGCACCGCCCGCGAGCTCGGCATCTCCCTGGTGCCGTACTCGCCCCTCGGCCGGGGATTCCTCACCGGCACGGTCCGGAGCGTCGACGCGCTGCCGGAAGGGGACTTCCGCCGAGCCAACCCCCGCTTCGCGGACGGCGGCCTGGAGGCCAACCTCCCGCTGCTCGACCACCTGCACGCGATCGCCGCCGCCCACGACGCCACCCCCGGCCAGATCGCCATCGCCTGGGTCCTCGCCCAGGGCGAGGACATCGTCCCGATCCCCGGCACCAAGCGGACCGACTACCTCGCACAGAACATCGGCGCCAGCCACGTCAAGCTCGCCGACGACGAACTGGCCCTGCTGGACGAGGCGTTCAGCCCCGACAAGGTGGTCGGCGAGCGCTACCCCGCCGCCATCATGCCGGTCACCCGCTGA
- a CDS encoding AfsA-related hotdog domain-containing protein translates to MTDETMVVVGDRFEEFLENKGTVPAGVLLERLRNGDLPPRIQLTVGQGLTAAQLAELAALAERGPTIVAIRQGAVPAPAERRLTHKHDAKNVLIGTVEQTGAGTFRAPLVLDERVEVLEDHLTGQHIPAVTLLEAARQTWTVVTEQFLLTEDIPTRFVINSVDSAFHRFVFPLPATLEYRLVSHQRSPVGQTIAFTVEVHQQGEKAATFNAEIRVIPQLFAAKQEAMAARQAVRDELTALASPELAGVGG, encoded by the coding sequence ATGACGGACGAAACCATGGTGGTCGTCGGCGACCGCTTCGAGGAGTTCCTGGAGAACAAGGGCACCGTGCCCGCCGGCGTCCTGCTGGAGCGCCTGCGCAACGGCGACCTGCCGCCCAGGATCCAGCTCACGGTCGGCCAGGGCCTGACCGCCGCCCAGCTGGCCGAGCTCGCCGCCCTCGCCGAACGCGGCCCGACCATAGTGGCGATACGCCAGGGTGCGGTGCCGGCCCCGGCGGAGCGGCGCCTCACCCACAAGCACGACGCCAAGAACGTGCTGATCGGCACCGTCGAGCAGACCGGAGCCGGCACCTTCCGGGCACCGCTCGTCCTCGACGAGCGCGTCGAGGTCCTGGAGGACCACCTCACCGGCCAGCACATCCCGGCCGTCACCCTGCTGGAGGCCGCCCGGCAGACCTGGACCGTGGTCACCGAGCAGTTCCTGCTCACCGAGGACATCCCGACCCGGTTCGTGATCAACTCGGTCGACTCCGCGTTCCACCGGTTCGTCTTCCCGCTGCCCGCCACCCTGGAGTACCGGCTGGTCAGCCACCAGCGCAGCCCGGTCGGACAGACCATCGCCTTCACCGTCGAGGTCCACCAGCAGGGCGAGAAGGCGGCCACCTTCAACGCCGAGATCCGGGTCATCCCGCAGCTGTTCGCCGCCAAGCAGGAGGCGATGGCCGCCCGGCAGGCCGTCCGCGACGAGCTCACCGCGCTCGCCAGCCCCGAACTCGCCGGCGTCGGCGGGTGA
- a CDS encoding 4'-phosphopantetheinyl transferase family protein, translating into MIERILPPGVISRSGTADPPDARLLPAEQALLQDCVPERRREFTTTRHLARGALAELGHPGAPLLTGPRGEPRWPAGVVGSLTHCAGYRAVAVAPRSAYAAVGVDAEPARPLGPGLLRAVARPEELPMLAELTGHAGHVPWDVVLFSAKESVYKAWYPLTGRWLGFQGARLDLHPDGVFTARVLDPGEGGPDRFTGRWTAGDGRVATAVTVPAG; encoded by the coding sequence GTGATCGAGCGGATCCTGCCACCCGGCGTCATCAGCCGGTCCGGCACCGCCGACCCGCCCGACGCCCGGCTGCTGCCCGCCGAACAGGCCCTGCTCCAGGACTGCGTCCCCGAACGCCGCCGCGAGTTCACCACCACCCGGCACCTCGCCCGCGGCGCCCTCGCCGAACTGGGACACCCCGGCGCGCCGCTGCTCACCGGCCCCAGGGGCGAGCCGCGCTGGCCCGCCGGCGTGGTCGGCAGCCTCACCCACTGCGCGGGCTACCGCGCGGTCGCGGTGGCCCCGCGCAGCGCGTACGCGGCGGTCGGGGTGGACGCCGAGCCTGCCCGCCCGCTCGGCCCCGGGCTGCTGCGGGCCGTCGCCCGGCCCGAGGAACTCCCGATGCTGGCCGAACTCACCGGGCACGCCGGCCACGTCCCCTGGGACGTCGTGCTGTTCAGCGCCAAGGAGAGCGTCTACAAGGCGTGGTACCCGCTCACCGGTCGCTGGCTCGGCTTCCAGGGTGCCCGGCTGGACCTGCACCCCGACGGTGTCTTCACCGCCCGGGTGCTGGACCCCGGCGAGGGCGGCCCGGACCGTTTCACCGGCCGCTGGACGGCCGGCGACGGCCGGGTGGCGACCGCGGTGACCGTCCCCGCCGGATGA
- a CDS encoding HAD family hydrolase, which produces MAGPTPSGAAFFDVDETLITVKSMFDFLGYWLALHGDDGTEHRAAVERVRARAAAGVDRSEINRDYYRRFAGVPRRRLFDAGHAWYAEYRHREDAFIGASLAAVADHRAQGDTVVLVSGSFRGVLDPFAAEIGATRVLCSEPLADADGILTGEILRPMIGPVKAQAVVETQAELGLSPADCYAYGDHSSDLPMLRTVGRPRVVGEDPVLAGQAALHGWPMLSGAPGALASAVRS; this is translated from the coding sequence ATGGCAGGCCCCACCCCGAGCGGCGCGGCGTTCTTCGACGTCGACGAGACGCTGATCACCGTCAAGAGCATGTTCGACTTCCTGGGCTACTGGCTGGCGCTGCACGGCGACGACGGCACCGAGCACCGCGCCGCCGTGGAGCGGGTCCGCGCCCGCGCCGCCGCCGGGGTCGACCGGTCGGAGATCAACCGCGACTACTACCGGCGGTTCGCCGGAGTGCCGCGCCGGCGCCTGTTCGACGCCGGCCACGCCTGGTACGCGGAGTACCGCCACCGCGAGGACGCCTTCATCGGCGCCTCGCTCGCCGCGGTCGCCGACCACCGCGCCCAGGGCGACACGGTGGTGCTCGTCTCCGGCTCCTTCCGCGGCGTGCTCGACCCGTTCGCCGCCGAGATCGGCGCCACCCGGGTGCTCTGCAGCGAGCCGCTGGCCGACGCCGACGGCATCCTGACCGGCGAGATCCTGCGGCCCATGATCGGCCCGGTCAAGGCCCAGGCGGTCGTCGAGACGCAGGCCGAGCTCGGCCTGTCCCCCGCCGACTGCTACGCCTACGGCGACCACTCCAGCGACCTGCCGATGCTGCGCACGGTCGGCCGCCCGCGGGTGGTCGGCGAGGACCCGGTCCTCGCCGGGCAGGCCGCGCTGCACGGCTGGCCGATGCTCTCCGGTGCACCCGGCGCGCTGGCGTCCGCGGTCCGGAGCTGA
- a CDS encoding acyl carrier protein — protein MLVTDIKAAVVEQITELLREAEVEHGEFTGAERLNAIGLTSLLLARLIIQLEIDLGVDPFAEEDLVISDIRTVDELVDAYARTLGAPVAA, from the coding sequence ATGCTAGTCACCGACATCAAGGCCGCCGTCGTCGAGCAGATCACCGAGCTGCTCCGCGAGGCCGAGGTCGAGCACGGCGAGTTCACCGGCGCCGAGCGCCTCAACGCCATCGGACTGACCTCCCTGCTGCTCGCCCGCCTGATCATCCAGCTGGAGATCGACCTCGGCGTCGACCCCTTCGCCGAGGAGGACCTGGTCATCTCCGACATCCGCACCGTCGACGAGCTGGTCGACGCCTACGCCCGCACCCTCGGCGCGCCCGTCGCCGCCTGA
- a CDS encoding acyl-CoA carboxylase subunit beta, with the protein MTVVDEATPVALRPPVPEARDRLAELAWIRDEVIQGPTPGATEAQHRRGKLTARERIALLLDEGSFTEVEPLRRHRASGFGMEAKRPYTDGVVTGWGTVDGRTVFVYAHDFRIFGGALGEAHAQKIHKIMDLAEQAGAPLVSLSDGAGARIQEGVTALAGYGGIFQRNARASGVIPQISVMLGPCAGGAAYSPALTDFVFMVRGISQMFITGPDVVQAVTGERVTLDELGGADVHAGTSGVAGFAYEDEESCLADVRHLLSLLPSNNRELPPVLPTDDPADRRCEGLLTVVPADPSHSYDMRRVIEEIVDDGDFFEVHERWAGNVLCVLARMGGQVVGIIANQPSSYAGVLDINASEKSARFVQMCDAFNIPLITMLDVPGFLPGVDQEHGGIIRHGAKLLYAYCNATVPRIQLILRKAYGGAYIVMDSRSIGADLSFAWPTNEIAVMGAEGAANVIFRRDIAGAEDPEAMRAQKIKEYKSELMHPYYAAERGLVDDVIDPAETRAVLIRSLEMLRTKHADLPSRKHGNPPL; encoded by the coding sequence ATGACCGTCGTCGACGAGGCGACACCGGTCGCCCTCCGGCCGCCCGTTCCCGAAGCGCGCGACCGGCTGGCCGAGTTGGCCTGGATCCGGGACGAGGTGATCCAGGGCCCCACCCCCGGCGCCACCGAGGCCCAGCACAGACGGGGCAAGCTGACCGCCCGCGAGCGGATCGCCCTGCTCCTGGACGAGGGCTCGTTCACCGAGGTCGAACCGCTGCGCCGACACCGGGCCAGCGGCTTCGGGATGGAGGCCAAGCGCCCCTACACCGACGGCGTGGTCACCGGCTGGGGCACCGTCGACGGCCGGACGGTCTTCGTCTACGCCCACGACTTCCGGATCTTCGGCGGCGCGCTGGGCGAGGCGCACGCCCAGAAGATCCACAAGATCATGGACCTGGCCGAACAGGCCGGCGCACCGCTGGTCTCGCTCAGCGACGGCGCCGGCGCCCGGATCCAGGAGGGCGTCACGGCCCTGGCCGGCTACGGCGGCATCTTCCAGCGCAACGCCCGCGCCTCGGGTGTGATCCCACAGATCAGCGTGATGCTCGGTCCGTGCGCCGGCGGCGCCGCGTACTCGCCCGCGCTGACCGACTTCGTGTTCATGGTCCGCGGCATCTCGCAGATGTTCATCACCGGACCGGACGTGGTCCAGGCCGTCACCGGCGAGCGGGTCACCCTGGACGAACTGGGCGGCGCCGACGTGCACGCCGGCACCTCCGGCGTGGCCGGATTCGCCTACGAGGACGAGGAGAGCTGCCTCGCGGACGTCCGCCACCTGCTCTCGCTGCTCCCCTCCAACAACCGCGAACTCCCGCCCGTGCTCCCGACGGACGACCCCGCCGACCGGCGCTGCGAGGGCCTGCTGACGGTGGTCCCGGCCGACCCGAGCCACTCGTACGACATGCGCAGGGTGATCGAGGAGATCGTCGACGACGGCGACTTCTTCGAGGTCCACGAGCGCTGGGCGGGCAACGTGCTCTGCGTGCTGGCCCGGATGGGCGGGCAGGTCGTCGGCATCATCGCCAACCAGCCCTCCTCGTACGCCGGGGTGTTGGACATCAACGCCAGCGAGAAGTCGGCCCGCTTCGTGCAGATGTGCGACGCGTTCAACATCCCGCTGATCACCATGCTCGACGTCCCCGGCTTTCTGCCGGGGGTGGACCAGGAGCACGGCGGCATCATCCGGCACGGCGCCAAGCTGCTCTACGCCTACTGCAACGCCACCGTGCCGCGGATCCAGCTGATCCTGCGCAAGGCCTACGGCGGCGCGTACATCGTCATGGACTCCCGCTCCATCGGCGCGGACCTGTCCTTCGCCTGGCCGACCAACGAGATCGCCGTGATGGGCGCCGAGGGCGCCGCCAACGTGATCTTCCGCCGCGACATCGCCGGCGCCGAGGATCCGGAGGCGATGCGCGCCCAGAAGATCAAGGAGTACAAGAGCGAGCTGATGCACCCGTACTACGCGGCCGAACGCGGCCTCGTGGACGACGTCATCGACCCGGCCGAGACCCGCGCGGTGCTCATCCGGTCGCTGGAGATGCTGCGCACCAAGCACGCCGACCTGCCCAGCCGCAAGCACGGGAACCCGCCGCTGTGA
- a CDS encoding carboxymuconolactone decarboxylase family protein, whose product MTETGTATVSEREQHGAEVMRTLGIDPNAVIAGVAPLDERFGHTIVEYIFGDIVGRPELDLRTRQLATLAILTTLGGCEPQLETHLRATLRAGATRAEIVALLTHVAAYAGIPKVMNALGVAKRVLPPA is encoded by the coding sequence ATGACCGAGACCGGCACCGCCACGGTGTCCGAGCGGGAGCAGCACGGCGCCGAGGTGATGCGCACGCTCGGCATCGACCCGAACGCGGTGATCGCCGGCGTCGCCCCGCTCGACGAGCGCTTCGGCCACACCATCGTCGAGTACATCTTCGGCGACATCGTCGGCCGCCCCGAACTCGACCTGCGCACCCGCCAACTGGCCACCCTGGCGATCCTCACCACGCTCGGCGGCTGCGAGCCGCAGCTGGAGACCCACCTGCGCGCCACCCTCCGGGCCGGCGCCACCCGCGCGGAGATCGTCGCGCTGCTCACCCACGTCGCCGCGTACGCCGGCATCCCCAAGGTGATGAACGCCCTGGGAGTCGCCAAGCGCGTGCTGCCGCCCGCCTAA
- a CDS encoding SDR family NAD(P)-dependent oxidoreductase produces the protein MTGQPAPAQGRVAVISGGSRGLGRIMVERLLAEGWKVATFSRSANEFVKDTLAERSEDFVWEAVDLSDRKALRQFVSATARRFGGVDLLINNAAVLNRQELFLTTSAGQVDTLIASNLAAPIALAQACARVMSTRQGGQIINVSSINAIRGYRGVAVYAATKAGLDGFSRSLARELGPLNIRVNSIVPGFFDSDMTTDVTDQNRERIQRRTPLGRLADVEEIANAVHFLISDQASFITGQTIVVDGGITC, from the coding sequence ATGACCGGCCAGCCCGCGCCGGCCCAGGGCCGGGTCGCGGTCATCAGCGGCGGCAGCCGCGGACTCGGACGGATCATGGTCGAGCGGCTGCTCGCCGAGGGCTGGAAGGTCGCCACCTTCAGCCGCTCCGCCAACGAGTTCGTCAAGGACACCCTCGCCGAACGCTCCGAGGACTTCGTCTGGGAGGCCGTCGACCTCTCCGACCGCAAGGCGCTGCGGCAGTTCGTCTCCGCCACCGCCCGCCGGTTCGGCGGCGTCGACCTGCTGATCAACAACGCCGCGGTGCTCAACCGCCAGGAGCTGTTCCTGACCACCTCGGCCGGCCAGGTCGACACCCTCATCGCCAGCAACCTCGCCGCACCGATCGCCCTCGCCCAGGCCTGCGCCCGGGTGATGAGCACCCGCCAGGGCGGCCAGATCATCAACGTGTCCTCGATCAACGCCATCCGCGGCTACCGCGGCGTGGCCGTGTACGCGGCCACCAAGGCCGGCCTGGACGGCTTCAGCCGCAGCCTGGCCCGCGAGCTCGGACCGCTGAACATCCGGGTCAACTCCATCGTCCCGGGGTTCTTCGACAGCGACATGACCACCGACGTCACCGATCAGAACCGCGAGCGCATCCAGCGCCGCACCCCGCTCGGCCGGTTGGCCGACGTCGAGGAGATCGCCAACGCCGTCCACTTCCTGATCTCGGACCAGGCGTCCTTCATCACCGGACAGACCATCGTCGTAGACGGAGGAATCACATGCTAG
- a CDS encoding YciI family protein: MTSVLWTLHCLDGPGAAGRRDELRPAHSARLGTADPAPLLYGPLLADDGVTQLGSLFLIEAPDRATVRRWVDEDPFTAGGVWQEVRIHALRLSDRSPVRIPTPAGPPQTP, translated from the coding sequence GTGACCTCGGTGCTGTGGACCCTCCACTGCCTGGACGGACCGGGTGCGGCGGGGCGCCGCGACGAGCTGCGCCCCGCCCACTCGGCCCGGCTGGGCACCGCCGACCCCGCCCCGCTGCTCTACGGGCCGCTGCTCGCCGACGACGGCGTCACTCAGCTCGGCAGCCTGTTCCTGATCGAGGCCCCCGACCGCGCCACCGTCCGGCGCTGGGTCGACGAGGACCCGTTCACCGCCGGCGGAGTGTGGCAGGAGGTGCGGATCCACGCCCTCCGGCTCTCCGACCGCTCCCCGGTCCGCATCCCCACCCCGGCCGGACCGCCCCAGACTCCCTGA
- a CDS encoding ANL family adenylate-forming protein gives MNSSLVEKLARHGGADAVVFDGSTYSYRQLLDMVEDWRGYLDRHQVRPGEVVTLEGAYSPAACAGLIALIERGVVVVPLTVLPEAKRTEFLDVAEVEVTIAVDGDGGRQLARTGRTAGHELYARLRERRHPGLVLFSSGTTGRSKASVLDFTKVLARYRDGGRAMRILSFLSLDHIGGVNTLLHTLSVGGTVVTVGERTPDAVMAAVRDHGVQVLPTTPTFLNMVLISGALERYDTSALQLITYGTEPMPLQTLKRLAQQLPEVRFKQTYGLSELGILPTKSRGDDTLWVKLGNSGFDHKIIDSVLWIRSDMAMLGYLNAPAPFDEEGYFNTQDVVETDGDWIRILGRRSEIINVGGEKVYPSEVESVVLEVPGIAEATVSGRPSHVTGMVVKATVLLAPDLDEDARSVARRVRAHCASKLEAFKVPAVVEVSGERQHSDRYKKIRVGA, from the coding sequence GTGAACAGTTCCCTCGTGGAGAAGCTGGCCCGCCACGGCGGCGCCGACGCCGTCGTCTTCGACGGCAGCACCTACAGCTACCGGCAGTTGCTCGACATGGTCGAGGACTGGCGCGGCTACCTCGACCGGCACCAGGTGCGACCCGGCGAGGTGGTGACCCTGGAGGGCGCCTACTCGCCGGCCGCCTGCGCCGGCCTGATCGCCCTGATCGAACGCGGCGTCGTGGTCGTCCCGCTGACCGTCCTCCCGGAGGCCAAGCGGACCGAGTTCCTCGACGTCGCCGAGGTCGAGGTCACCATCGCCGTCGACGGCGACGGCGGCCGACAGCTGGCCCGTACCGGCCGCACCGCCGGGCACGAGCTGTACGCCCGGCTGCGGGAGCGCCGCCACCCCGGCCTGGTGCTGTTCAGCTCCGGCACCACCGGCCGCAGCAAGGCCTCCGTCCTGGACTTCACCAAGGTGCTCGCACGGTACCGGGACGGCGGCCGGGCGATGAGGATCCTGTCCTTCCTCAGCCTGGACCACATCGGCGGCGTCAACACCCTGCTGCACACGCTCAGCGTGGGCGGCACGGTGGTCACCGTCGGCGAGCGCACCCCGGACGCCGTCATGGCGGCCGTCCGGGACCACGGCGTCCAGGTCCTGCCGACCACCCCCACCTTCCTCAACATGGTGCTGATCTCCGGCGCCCTGGAGCGGTACGACACCTCGGCCCTGCAGCTGATCACCTACGGCACCGAGCCGATGCCGCTGCAGACCCTCAAGCGGCTCGCCCAGCAGCTCCCCGAGGTGCGGTTCAAGCAGACGTACGGGCTCTCCGAGCTCGGCATCCTGCCGACCAAGTCCCGCGGCGACGACACCCTGTGGGTCAAGCTCGGCAACTCCGGGTTCGACCACAAGATCATCGACTCGGTCCTGTGGATCCGCTCCGACATGGCGATGCTCGGCTACCTCAACGCCCCGGCGCCCTTCGACGAGGAGGGGTACTTCAACACCCAGGACGTGGTGGAGACCGACGGCGACTGGATCCGCATCCTCGGCCGCCGCTCCGAGATCATCAACGTCGGCGGCGAGAAGGTCTACCCCAGCGAGGTGGAGAGCGTCGTCCTGGAGGTGCCCGGCATCGCCGAGGCCACCGTCAGCGGCCGCCCCAGCCACGTCACCGGCATGGTGGTCAAGGCCACCGTGCTCCTCGCCCCCGACCTGGACGAGGACGCCCGCTCGGTCGCCCGCCGGGTCCGCGCGCACTGCGCGAGCAAGCTGGAGGCCTTCAAGGTGCCGGCCGTGGTCGAGGTCTCCGGGGAGCGCCAGCACTCCGACCGCTACAAGAAGATCCGGGTCGGCGCATGA
- a CDS encoding tautomerase family protein, translated as MPVIHITAWKQSDEAAKELIEEITATTHKVLGLPLDKITVYLTEVPADRWGEAGALGSDPDFAELSRRR; from the coding sequence ATGCCCGTCATCCACATCACGGCCTGGAAGCAGAGCGACGAGGCCGCCAAGGAACTCATCGAGGAAATCACGGCCACGACCCACAAGGTGCTGGGTCTGCCGCTGGACAAGATCACCGTCTACCTGACCGAGGTACCCGCCGACCGGTGGGGCGAGGCCGGCGCGCTCGGCTCCGACCCCGACTTCGCGGAACTCAGCAGGCGGCGCTGA
- a CDS encoding TetR/AcrR family transcriptional regulator, with protein sequence MKQERARRTYESILDAAAEEFLLLGYAQATLSGVVARTGMTKGALYGHFSSKEALAATLVEQGAAVWSQVLAETESSRLGPVEKLQALTVGLTNRIETDVRVRAALRLASELRDSIGEGDQLLRDIGWFLTSSARRAQATEELSALHSPTAVSHLLMAVVFGYQHLAAACRDRAALSDIEELWEVLAYALRGSVV encoded by the coding sequence ATGAAGCAGGAGCGGGCACGACGCACCTACGAGTCGATCCTCGACGCCGCCGCCGAGGAGTTCCTCCTGCTCGGGTACGCCCAGGCCACCCTGAGCGGGGTGGTCGCCCGGACCGGCATGACCAAGGGCGCGCTCTACGGCCACTTCTCCTCCAAGGAGGCGCTGGCCGCCACGCTGGTCGAGCAGGGCGCCGCGGTCTGGTCCCAGGTGCTGGCCGAGACGGAGTCCTCCCGGCTGGGGCCGGTCGAGAAGCTGCAGGCCCTCACGGTGGGCCTCACCAACCGGATCGAGACGGACGTCCGGGTCCGCGCCGCCCTGCGGCTGGCCTCCGAGCTCCGCGACAGCATCGGCGAGGGCGACCAACTCCTGCGCGACATCGGCTGGTTCCTGACCAGCAGCGCCCGCCGCGCCCAGGCCACCGAGGAGCTGTCCGCGCTGCACTCCCCCACCGCCGTCTCCCACCTGCTGATGGCCGTGGTCTTCGGCTACCAGCACCTCGCGGCGGCCTGCCGCGACCGGGCGGCGCTCTCGGACATCGAGGAGTTGTGGGAGGTCCTGGCGTACGCCCTGCGGGGCTCGGTGGTGTAG
- a CDS encoding acyl-CoA carboxylase subunit epsilon gives MSPREETLRVVRGGGLPPEELAAVTAVLLAVAQRGGGNGGGDGGGGGGSAARVGEGRAAWDRLRLGGRRRPAGSWRA, from the coding sequence GTGAGCCCGCGCGAGGAGACCCTGCGGGTGGTGCGCGGCGGCGGCCTCCCCCCGGAGGAACTGGCCGCGGTCACCGCGGTGCTGCTCGCGGTCGCCCAGCGCGGCGGCGGCAACGGTGGCGGCGACGGCGGCGGCGGCGGCGGTTCGGCCGCGCGGGTCGGCGAGGGCCGTGCGGCCTGGGACCGGCTTCGCCTCGGCGGTCGCCGGCGCCCGGCCGGTTCCTGGCGGGCCTGA
- a CDS encoding response regulator transcription factor, with product MWSSEASHPEPAPSVDVVLGLRNDLQRFGVERILQSADTVGRLDCVTDATEAITVATAAGADILVLALAELDEPAARSLDTLGAGGPRLLLLIDDEEHVDLDRVTRVRSAGFLGTAQLTARALLDTLARIAAGEVPIPPVLAHRLLAPGRLAAPERPAPRLTPREREALALLVDGLSNKQIGRRMAISDHGAKRLVANILAKLDCPNRTYAVTRALREGLYEPAG from the coding sequence GTGTGGAGCAGTGAGGCGAGTCATCCGGAGCCGGCCCCGTCCGTCGATGTGGTCCTGGGGCTGAGAAACGACCTGCAGCGCTTCGGCGTGGAGCGCATCCTGCAGTCCGCCGACACCGTCGGCCGCCTCGACTGCGTGACCGACGCGACCGAGGCGATCACCGTCGCCACCGCCGCCGGGGCCGACATCCTGGTCCTGGCACTCGCCGAACTCGACGAGCCCGCCGCCCGGTCGCTGGACACGCTCGGCGCCGGTGGCCCCCGGCTGCTGCTGCTGATCGACGACGAGGAGCACGTCGACCTCGACCGGGTCACCCGGGTGCGCAGCGCCGGATTCCTCGGCACCGCGCAGCTCACCGCCCGCGCCCTGCTGGACACCCTGGCCCGGATCGCCGCCGGCGAGGTGCCGATCCCCCCGGTGCTCGCCCACCGGCTGCTCGCCCCCGGCCGGCTCGCCGCCCCCGAACGCCCGGCGCCCCGGCTCACCCCGCGCGAGCGGGAGGCCCTCGCCCTGCTGGTGGACGGCCTGAGCAACAAGCAGATCGGCCGCCGGATGGCGATCTCCGACCACGGCGCCAAGCGCCTGGTGGCCAACATCCTCGCCAAGCTCGACTGCCCCAACCGCACCTACGCGGTCACCCGGGCGCTGCGCGAGGGGCTGTACGAGCCGGCCGGCTGA
- a CDS encoding SDR family oxidoreductase: protein MTINRNDVALITGADGGIGRALARSLHEAGCRLVLHSDNADGLAKLVADQGWLPDRVLTAVHDVADGPAVEAAVAAAVDRFGRIDQLLNVAGVAFHGGVLDTDQDTWEHTLRTNLTGYFLMARAVLPHMRAAGSGHIVNMSSIWGHRCSPAGAMLAYSVSKFGVEGLTDCLREEARAWGVKVTSMVLDKVDTAFRDRMAPHIVYSAEQRARMMSPEDVAGATLDVLRSPARAMPARVDLDAWLWQ from the coding sequence GTGACCATCAACCGCAACGACGTGGCGCTGATCACCGGGGCCGACGGGGGAATCGGGCGGGCACTCGCCCGGTCCCTCCACGAGGCCGGGTGCCGCCTCGTCCTCCACTCCGACAACGCCGACGGCCTCGCCAAGCTGGTCGCCGACCAGGGCTGGCTGCCGGACCGGGTCCTCACCGCCGTCCACGACGTGGCGGACGGGCCCGCCGTCGAGGCCGCGGTGGCGGCCGCCGTCGACCGCTTCGGCCGGATCGACCAGCTGCTCAACGTCGCCGGCGTGGCCTTCCACGGCGGTGTCCTGGACACCGACCAGGACACCTGGGAGCACACCCTGCGCACCAACCTGACCGGCTACTTCCTGATGGCCCGGGCCGTCCTGCCGCACATGCGGGCGGCGGGCTCCGGGCACATCGTCAACATGTCCTCGATCTGGGGGCACCGCTGCTCCCCCGCCGGGGCGATGCTCGCCTACTCGGTGTCCAAGTTCGGCGTCGAGGGCCTCACCGACTGCCTCCGCGAGGAGGCCCGGGCCTGGGGCGTCAAGGTCACCAGCATGGTCCTGGACAAGGTGGACACCGCCTTCCGCGACCGGATGGCCCCGCACATCGTCTACAGCGCCGAACAGCGCGCCCGGATGATGTCCCCCGAGGACGTCGCCGGGGCCACCCTCGACGTGCTGCGCAGCCCCGCCCGCGCGATGCCCGCCCGGGTGGACCTGGACGCCTGGCTCTGGCAGTGA